The following proteins come from a genomic window of Pleuronectes platessa chromosome 2, fPlePla1.1, whole genome shotgun sequence:
- the LOC128424750 gene encoding butyrophilin-like protein 10 translates to MKLHLLVSFLSLWRRSDGTGAAPIKVLVKKGDDVILPCSFSSENIRQELFDWNKDKKGVFMYDKGKVYDKGDSRQDEQFRGRVFHFPEHLDEGNASIVIRATKLTDSGNYTCLFPLLVPERRSNIELVVVMKTSQVSRIRRFQQMSP, encoded by the exons ATGAAGCTTCATCTGCTCGTGAGTTTCCTGAGTCTGTGGAGAAGAAGCGATGGAACCG gtgcAGCCCCCATCAAAGTGCTGGTGAAAAAAGGGGATGATGTCATTTTACCATGTTCCTTCAGCAGCGAGAACATCAGGCAGGAGCTCTTTGACTGGAATAAGGACAAGAAGGGGGTGTTCATGTACGATAAGGGAAAAGTTTACGATAAGGGAGATTCACGTCAGGACGAGCAGTTCAGAGGTCGTGTCTTTCATTTCCCAGAACATCTGGACGAGGGTAACGCCTCCATAGTCATCAGAGCCACCAAGTTGACTGACAGTGGAAACTACACCTGTTTATTTCCACTTCTTGTTCCAGAGAGACGATCGAACATTGAACTCGTTGTCG TgatgaaaacatctcaggtgagTCGGATCCGCAGGTTTCAGCAAATGTCACCTTGA